A single window of Ananas comosus cultivar F153 linkage group 19, ASM154086v1, whole genome shotgun sequence DNA harbors:
- the LOC109724992 gene encoding pentatricopeptide repeat-containing protein At3g62890-like has translation MRFRNFPSLAKRSSSHHLHLPLPSPPDPNPNPNPNPKSSHHPLLSYPGLFELLIRSPGSLPLTFGRRLHAVLTVSGALPDPFLAAKLAAFYSSSGDLSSAAALLRRNPNPTALLFNALIRGHALFGSPLEALSLLRCMLARGLSPDHFTFPFALKCSADLPSLPLGRSIHSQCLRSGLQMDLYAGSSLINLYVKCGEIRDARRMFDEMHVRDASSWNAMIAGYMNAGSFDLAQQLFDEMPNRNIVSWTSMISGYAQNGLADRALVLFDKMRRDDSEVKPNWVTLVSVLPACAHSAALEKGESIHSYAAALGFDLHPTVQIALITMYAKCGSLAKARNCFDRIRKNHKGLVSYNAMIAAYASHGRGIDATSLFEEMIRLGIWPDSITFTGLLSGCSHSGLLDQGLSYFDSMRTVYKVEPRSEHYACVVDLLGRVGRLVQAMNLINSMEIEASPSVWGALLSACRTYKNLEIAEVAAKKLFILEPENCGNYVVLSNMYAEAGRWEELNKLRAYLKNTGFRKSPGCSWTEINKKLHVFFGGDKSHPQANEIYMLLKDFPNKIKPAGYVPDTSFALHDVSEEEKECNLIMHSEKLAVAFGLLNTTPGKVLRVTKNLRICGDCHMAMKFISKIYEREIIVRDVNRFHHFRDGLCSCGEYW, from the coding sequence atgcgaTTTCGCAATTTCCCGTCCCTCGCAAAACGCTCCTCCTCCCaccatctccatctccctctcccatCCCCCCCagaccctaaccctaaccctaaccctaaccctaagtcCTCTCACCATCCCCTTCTCTCCTACCCCGGCCTCTTCGAGCTCCTCATCCGCTCCCCGGGCTCCCTCCCCCTCACCTTCGGTCGCCGCCTCCACGCCGTCCTCACCGTCTCCGGCGCCCTCCCCGACCCCTTCCTCGCCGCCAAGCTCGCCGCATTCTACTCCAGCTCCGGCGACCTCAGCTCCGCggccgccctcctccgccggaACCCTAACCCCACCGCCCTCCTCTTCAACGCCCTCATCCGCGGCCACGCCCTCTTCGGCTCCCCCCTCGAggccctctccctcctccgctgCATGCTCGCGCGCGGCCTCTCCCCAGACCACTTCACCTTCCCCTTTGCCCTCAAGTGCTCCGCCGATCTCCCGTCGCTCCCCCTCGGCCGCTCGATCCACTCCCAATGCCTACGATCCGGCCTCCAGATGGATCTCTACGCCGGTAGCTCGTTGATCAATTTGTACGTGAAGTGCGGTGAGATTCGCGATGCCCGTCGCATGTTCGATGAAATGCATGTTAGAGATGCCTCATCCTGGAATGCAATGATTGCTGGGTACATGAACGCCGGGTCCTTCGACCTTGCCCAGCaactgttcgatgaaatgcccaATAGAAATATTGTCTCTTGGACTTCAATGATTTCGGGCTATGCACAGAATGGGCTTGCGGACCGTGCGTTGGTTTTGTTCGACAAGATGAGGAGGGATGACTCCGAGGTGAAGCCCAATTGGGTGACGCTGGTGAGCGTGCTTCCTGCGTGTGCTCATTCCGCCGCCCTTGAGAAGGGGGAGAGTATTCACAGTTACGCCGCTGCGTTGGGGTTCGACTTGCACCCAACTGTTCAGATTGCGCTGATTACAATGTATGCAAAGTGCGGGAGCCTCGCGAAAGCTCGAAACTGCTTTGATCGAATTCGCAAGAACCACAAAGGTTTAGTTTCGTATAATGCCATGATTGCGGCTTATGCTTCTCACGGGCGCGGAATCGACGCCACATCGTTATTTGAGGAGATGATCAGATTGGGAATTTGGCCTGATTCGATCACGTTTACTGGTTTGCTTTCTGGATGCAGCCATTCCGGGCTACTTGATCAAGGGCTCTCATACTTCGACTCTATGAGAACAGTGTACAAAGTGGAACCAAGGTCCGAGCATTATGCTTGTGTTGTAGATCTTTTGGGTCGGGTGGGGCGGTTAGTTCAAGCCATGAATTTAATCAATTCGATGGAGATCGAAGCCAGTCCAAGTGTGTGGGGTGCGCTTCTCTCAGCTTGTCGGACTTATAAAAATCTGGAGATCGCAGAGGTTGCGGCAAAGAAACTGTTCATATTGGAGCCCGAGAATTGTGGGAACTATGTAGTGCTCTCCAACATGTATGCGGAGGCCGGAAGGTGGGAGGAGTTGAATAAACTGAGAGCTTATTTGAAGAACACTGGTTTTAGAAAGAGCCCTGGGTGCAGTTGGACTGAGATCAATAAGAAACTCCACGTATTCTTCGGTGGCGACAAGTCTCATCCACAAGCAAACGAGATCTATATGCTGTTGAAAGATTTTCCGAATAAGATTAAGCCCGCGGGGTATGTTCCCGACACTAGTTTTGCTCTACATGATGTTAGCGAGGAAGAGAAGGAATGTAACTTAATTATGCATAGCGAGAAGCTTGCGGTTGCATTTGGGCTTCTGAATACGACTCCCGGTAAGGTTTTAAGAGTGACGAAAAACCTTCGCATATGTGGAGATTGTCATATGGCCATGAAATTCATTTCGAAGATCTATGAGAGGGAGATTATCGTGAGAGACGTGAATCGGTTTCACCATTTCAGAGATGGGCTGTGTTCCTGTGGTGAGTACTGGTGA